One stretch of Tribolium castaneum strain GA2 chromosome 5, icTriCast1.1, whole genome shotgun sequence DNA includes these proteins:
- the Wnt4 gene encoding protein Wnt-4 produces MLPLILLLLLINIFSTSESSNRVSTALRTQRKKPFAAIVFSESNYNTPFNKNPCFWLSRLKFQSKLCWRQRGLPDVLLTARNLSIISCQNQFQYDQWNCSKRDFFFKKIYRETAFMHSMAAAALTFSIARACSEGTLAGCQCGEHGKPSNSSKWQWGGCSDNIKFAKKFTRRFLQLRKKDDGNYQNAIVKYNSEVGIRIVIENVQVVCKCHGLSGSCSLKVCYKKIQAFDYVSKQLKGLYHAAIYVEHENHIRPYKSGKMGQKLVFLENSPSFCPTTVDRRCNNTENCATLCCGRGFYTTQVHEINKCMCRWRKEMFNVECKYCRENKTIFRCK; encoded by the exons ATGTTACCACTTATTCTTCTGCtactattaataaatatttttagtacCAGTGAATCGTCAAACAg AGTATCAACCGCGCTGAGAACCCAACGGAAGAAACCTTTCGCAGCAATAGTTTTTTCAGAATCTAACTACAACACaccatttaataaaaatccatGTTTCTGGTTAAGTCGCCTAAAATTCCAGAGTAAATTATGTTGGCGACAAAGAGGTCTCCCGGATGTTCTTCTAACCGCCAGAAACTTATCAATAATTTCGTGTCAAAACCAATTCCA ATACGATCAATGGAACTGCTCGAAACGcgacttttttttcaaaaaaatctaccGAGAAACAGCGTTTATGCATTCGATGGCTGCGGCGGCCCTAACTTTTTCCATAGCAAGGGCTTGTTCTGAGGGCACTTTGGCGGGGTGTCAGTGTGGGGAACACGGCAAGCCCTCAAATTCGTCAAAATGGCAGTGGGGCGGTTGCAGTGACAACataaaatttgccaaaaaatttaCTAGGAGATTTTTACAACTGCGGAAAAAAGACGACGGAAATTACCAAAATGCCATCGTCAAATACAATTCGGAAGTTGGAATTAGAATCGTGATAGAGAACGTGCAAGTTGTGTGCAAGTGTCACGGACTTTCAG gTTCCTGCAGCCTCAAAGTCTgctataaaaaaatccaagcTTTCGATTATGTTTCGAAACAGTTGAAAGGTTTGTATCACGCCGCCATCTATGTGGAACACGAGAACCATATACGTCCATACAAAAGTGGGAAAATGGggcaaaaacttgtttttttggaaaacagtCCAAGCTTTTGTCCTACGACAGTGGACAGACGGTGTAATAATACAGAAAACTGTGCCACTTTGTGCTGTGGGAGAGGATTCTACACGACACAAGTCCACGAAATCAATAAATGTATGTGTAGATGGCGCAAGGAAATGTTTAACGTTGAATGCAAATATTGTCGGGaaaataaaacgatttttaggtgtaagtaa
- the Ctlp-5b gene encoding chymotrypsin-like proteinase 5B precursor isoform X1, translated as MKAIIIVLSLLGLSTARFEDFEINSGWRVVGGSTAKPGQFPFIISLRAGGNSHICGGSIIAKDWVVTAAHCVAGGQPPAYTVVAGSNQLDSPNATRIAVQKIIVHPDWNPSLITNDVALLKLATPIRESEFIQIISLESQNVDAVRNCTLIGWGRTSYPGSIPNDLQFLDLVSLPFTECKDRWASINPVYPTEICTFTKSGEGACHGDSGGPLIDETKKNPVLIALVSWGSPCARGMPDVYTRVSSFYQWITKTITN; from the exons AtgaaagcaataataattgtattatcCCTTTTGGGACTATCAACAG CTCGTTTCGAGgactttgaaataaacagcGGTTGGCGTGTTGTTGGGGGTTCCACTGCAAAACCCGGCCAGTTTCCCTTCATTATTTCCTTACGAGCTGGCGGCAATTCTCACATTTGCGGTGGTTCCATCATTGCCAAAGATTGGGTCGTTACTGCAGCTCATTGCGTAGCTGg gGGCCAACCACCAGCTTATACTGTGGTCGCAGGATCAAACCAATTAGATTCACCAAACGCAACTCGGATCGCCGTTCAAAAAATCATCGTACATCCGGACTGGAACCCCAGTTTGATCACTAACGATGTTGCGTTGCTTAAACTAGCCACACCAATACGAGAAAgtgaatttattcaaattatcaGTCTGGAAAGCCAGAATGTTGATGCGGTTCGTAATTGCACTTTGATAGGATGGGGAAGGACGTCTTATCCTGGAAGTATTCCCAACGACTTGCAGTTTTTGGATTTGGTTTCGTTGCCTTTCACCGAATGTAAAGACAGATGGGCGAGCATAAACCCGGTTTATCCGACTGAAATTTGTACTTTTACTAAAAGTGGAGAAGGAGCTTGTCATGGGGATTCTGGAGGTCCACTCATCGatgaaacaaagaaaaatcCGGTGCTTATTGCTTTAGTATCGTGGGGCTCTCCCTGTGCAAGGGGAATGCCAGATGTGTATACGAGAGTTTCGTCTTTCTATCAATGGATTACAAAAAccattacaaactaa
- the Ctlp-5b gene encoding chymotrypsin-like proteinase 5B precursor precursor: MKAIIIVLSLLGLSTGARFEDFEINSGWRVVGGSTAKPGQFPFIISLRAGGNSHICGGSIIAKDWVVTAAHCVAGGQPPAYTVVAGSNQLDSPNATRIAVQKIIVHPDWNPSLITNDVALLKLATPIRESEFIQIISLESQNVDAVRNCTLIGWGRTSYPGSIPNDLQFLDLVSLPFTECKDRWASINPVYPTEICTFTKSGEGACHGDSGGPLIDETKKNPVLIALVSWGSPCARGMPDVYTRVSSFYQWITKTITN, encoded by the exons AtgaaagcaataataattgtattatcCCTTTTGGGACTATCAACAGGTG CTCGTTTCGAGgactttgaaataaacagcGGTTGGCGTGTTGTTGGGGGTTCCACTGCAAAACCCGGCCAGTTTCCCTTCATTATTTCCTTACGAGCTGGCGGCAATTCTCACATTTGCGGTGGTTCCATCATTGCCAAAGATTGGGTCGTTACTGCAGCTCATTGCGTAGCTGg gGGCCAACCACCAGCTTATACTGTGGTCGCAGGATCAAACCAATTAGATTCACCAAACGCAACTCGGATCGCCGTTCAAAAAATCATCGTACATCCGGACTGGAACCCCAGTTTGATCACTAACGATGTTGCGTTGCTTAAACTAGCCACACCAATACGAGAAAgtgaatttattcaaattatcaGTCTGGAAAGCCAGAATGTTGATGCGGTTCGTAATTGCACTTTGATAGGATGGGGAAGGACGTCTTATCCTGGAAGTATTCCCAACGACTTGCAGTTTTTGGATTTGGTTTCGTTGCCTTTCACCGAATGTAAAGACAGATGGGCGAGCATAAACCCGGTTTATCCGACTGAAATTTGTACTTTTACTAAAAGTGGAGAAGGAGCTTGTCATGGGGATTCTGGAGGTCCACTCATCGatgaaacaaagaaaaatcCGGTGCTTATTGCTTTAGTATCGTGGGGCTCTCCCTGTGCAAGGGGAATGCCAGATGTGTATACGAGAGTTTCGTCTTTCTATCAATGGATTACAAAAAccattacaaactaa
- the Ctlp-5a gene encoding chymotrypsin-like proteinase 5A precursor, with amino-acid sequence MKSVILLTILSVGSYSLASPVKIDPRIDWRIVGGSTAAPGQFPFIISLRTASNSHTCGGSLIANDWVVTAAHCVYNARPTSLSVVAGINQLNADAQGVRASISKIIVHPDYNQNIITNDIALLKLANPIQETDLIKIVSLESKENDVVRNCTLIGWGRTSYPGNIPNDLQFLNLKTLTYEQCKSAWATETIVQSEICTLTQTGEGACHGDSGGPLVEESGEKVNLIGLVSWGAPCARGVPDVYTRVSAFLPWIKENTNI; translated from the exons ATGAAAAGTGTAATATTGTTGACTATCCTTTCCGTAGGATCTTATTCCTTGG CAAGTCCTGTAAAAATTGATCCAAGGATCGATTGGCGCATTGTTGGTGGCTCGACGGCAGCTCCTGGCCAATTCCCTTTTATAATTTCCCTTCGAACAGCATCAAACTCTCACACTTGCGGAGGTTCCCTGATTGCCAACGATTGGGTCGTTACTGCCGCCCATTGCGTCTACAA TGCCCGTCCTACATCTCTGAGTGTTGTCGCAGGAATCAACCAACTAAACGCAGATGCACAAGGTGTTCGCGCCTCGATATCCAAAATCATCGTTCATCCAGATTACAACCAAAACATAATAACCAACGACATTGCCCTCCTTAAACTCGCAAATCCCATCCAGGAGActgatttgataaaaattgtaagtttGGAAAGTAAGGAAAACGATGTTGTGCGAAACTGCACTTTGATTGGATGGGGAAGGACTTCGTATCCTGGAAATATTCCCAACGATTTGCAATTTCTCAATTTGAAAACTCTCACTTATGAACAATGCAAATCGGCTTGGGCTACTGAAACCATCGTTCAGTCTGAAATTTGCACCCTGACACAGACCGGTGAAGGGGCCTGTCATGGGGATTCAGGAGGTCCACTTGTTGAAGAATCCGGGGAAAAGGTGAACCTGATCGGTTTGGTGTCCTGGGGGGCACCTTGTGCACGAGGAGTGCCTGATGTGTACACAAGAGTCTCAGCTTTCTTGCCTTGGATTAAAGAAAACacaaacatttaa
- the LOC135265204 gene encoding gustatory receptor for sugar taste 64a-like isoform X2, with translation MVFAELWKKIRNRGTPPKFELPTTHNCLKKVLLLSQIVGVFPLNHLNEEPEKLHFTFKSWKVLYTSLTSFGYLFCASLSFYKAFKIGILLNQLITPLFFFHSFMTSVLFSQVASRWPLFLNEWTKIEINLLKHYQSTTDLHKKIRYSAFGMIFVALLEHCFSMLNYVYSSKCENNSTGVEHFFKKQFHYIFTYMPYNIVFGLCLTFVSWTAAFVWNFGDIFIILLSMIMTERFRQINQQIQKKAEELISTPSPNTKNFIKVYHSDFSKADYQFWRQIREDYDHLTNIVRYLDQILSNLVLLSYSCNLTFILIQLFNSLRQMKSAGESIYFFYSFGFVIMRIVFVSIFGAFINEESQAALSYLTSLPTEHYNEEIQRLVTQTHIDSAALTGHNFFRLTKGLVLSVAAAIITYELVLIQFNQATLNKYMQANETICF, from the exons ATGGTGTTTGCCGAGCTCTGGAAAAAAATCCGGAACCGCGGCACGCCGCCCAAATTCGAATTACCAACCACGCACAACTGTCTGAAAAAAGTGCTGCTCCTGTCCCAAATCGTGGGCGTATTTCCCCTAAACCACCTGAACGAAGAACCGGAAAAACTCCACTTCACTTTCAAATCCTGGAAAGTGTTGTACACAAGCCTCACGTCCTTCGGGTACCTCTTCTGTGCGTCGCTTTCATTTTACAAAGCTTTCAAAATTGGGATtttgctgaaccagctga TCACTCCGCTCTTTTTCTTTCATTCGTTCATGACTTCGGTGTTATTCAGCCAAGTGGCGTCCCGATGGCCCCTCTTTCTAAATGAGTGGACAAAAATCGAGATCAACTTACTCAAGCATTACCAATCAACGAcagatttgcataaaaaaattcgttactCGGCGTTCGGAATGATTTTTGTCGCTTTGCTCGAGCACTGCTTCTCGATGCTTAATTACGTGTATTCGTCCAAGtgtgaaaataattcaacGGGTGTAGAGCACTTTTTCAAAAAGCAGTTTCACTACATCTTCACTTACATGCCTTACAATATCGTGTTTGGATTATGCCTAACG TTCGTGAGCTGGACTGCGGCTTTTGTATGGAATTTCGGagatattttcattattttactgAGTATGATAATGACGGAACGGTTTCGACAAATCAACCAACAAATTCAAAAGAAAGCGGAGGAACTTATTTCAACTCCTAGCCCAAACACgaagaattttattaaagtataTCACTCGGATTTTTct AAAGCTGATTACCAGTTCTGGCGACAAATTCGCGAAGATTACGACCATCTGACCAACATCGTACGTTATCTAGACCaaattttatccaatttaGTTTTGCTGTCGTATTCTTGTAATCTAACATTTATTCTGATACAATTATTCAACAGTTTGCG GCAAATGAAATCGGCCGGTGAAAGCATTTACTTCTTCTACTCTTTCGGTTTTGTAATAATGAGGATCGTTTTTGTTTCGATTTTTGGCGCATTTATTAACGAAGAAAGCCAAGCTGCTTTATCCTATCTTACGTCCCTTCCAACAGAGCATTACAACGAAGAG ATTCAGCGATTAGTTACACAAACACATATCGATTCAGCTGCATTGACCGgccacaatttttttcgccTTACTAAAGGCCTGGTCTTAAGT GTGGCAGCGGCTATTATAACTTACGAATTGGTGTTGATCCAGTTCAACCAAGCTACGCTCAATAAGTACATGCAAGCTAACGAAACAATCTGCTTTTAA
- the LOC135265204 gene encoding gustatory receptor for sugar taste 64e-like isoform X1 has product MVFAELWKKIRNRGTPPKFELPTTHNCLKKVLLLSQIVGVFPLNHLNEEPEKLHFTFKSWKVLYTSLTSFGYLFCASLSFYKAFKIGILLNQLSKCKNKSKHKPSCVSVTPLFFFHSFMTSVLFSQVASRWPLFLNEWTKIEINLLKHYQSTTDLHKKIRYSAFGMIFVALLEHCFSMLNYVYSSKCENNSTGVEHFFKKQFHYIFTYMPYNIVFGLCLTFVSWTAAFVWNFGDIFIILLSMIMTERFRQINQQIQKKAEELISTPSPNTKNFIKVYHSDFSKADYQFWRQIREDYDHLTNIVRYLDQILSNLVLLSYSCNLTFILIQLFNSLRQMKSAGESIYFFYSFGFVIMRIVFVSIFGAFINEESQAALSYLTSLPTEHYNEEIQRLVTQTHIDSAALTGHNFFRLTKGLVLSVAAAIITYELVLIQFNQATLNKYMQANETICF; this is encoded by the exons ATGGTGTTTGCCGAGCTCTGGAAAAAAATCCGGAACCGCGGCACGCCGCCCAAATTCGAATTACCAACCACGCACAACTGTCTGAAAAAAGTGCTGCTCCTGTCCCAAATCGTGGGCGTATTTCCCCTAAACCACCTGAACGAAGAACCGGAAAAACTCCACTTCACTTTCAAATCCTGGAAAGTGTTGTACACAAGCCTCACGTCCTTCGGGTACCTCTTCTGTGCGTCGCTTTCATTTTACAAAGCTTTCAAAATTGGGATtttgctgaaccagctgagtaagtgcaaaaataaatccaaGCATAAACCAAGCTGTGTTTCAGTCACTCCGCTCTTTTTCTTTCATTCGTTCATGACTTCGGTGTTATTCAGCCAAGTGGCGTCCCGATGGCCCCTCTTTCTAAATGAGTGGACAAAAATCGAGATCAACTTACTCAAGCATTACCAATCAACGAcagatttgcataaaaaaattcgttactCGGCGTTCGGAATGATTTTTGTCGCTTTGCTCGAGCACTGCTTCTCGATGCTTAATTACGTGTATTCGTCCAAGtgtgaaaataattcaacGGGTGTAGAGCACTTTTTCAAAAAGCAGTTTCACTACATCTTCACTTACATGCCTTACAATATCGTGTTTGGATTATGCCTAACG TTCGTGAGCTGGACTGCGGCTTTTGTATGGAATTTCGGagatattttcattattttactgAGTATGATAATGACGGAACGGTTTCGACAAATCAACCAACAAATTCAAAAGAAAGCGGAGGAACTTATTTCAACTCCTAGCCCAAACACgaagaattttattaaagtataTCACTCGGATTTTTct AAAGCTGATTACCAGTTCTGGCGACAAATTCGCGAAGATTACGACCATCTGACCAACATCGTACGTTATCTAGACCaaattttatccaatttaGTTTTGCTGTCGTATTCTTGTAATCTAACATTTATTCTGATACAATTATTCAACAGTTTGCG GCAAATGAAATCGGCCGGTGAAAGCATTTACTTCTTCTACTCTTTCGGTTTTGTAATAATGAGGATCGTTTTTGTTTCGATTTTTGGCGCATTTATTAACGAAGAAAGCCAAGCTGCTTTATCCTATCTTACGTCCCTTCCAACAGAGCATTACAACGAAGAG ATTCAGCGATTAGTTACACAAACACATATCGATTCAGCTGCATTGACCGgccacaatttttttcgccTTACTAAAGGCCTGGTCTTAAGT GTGGCAGCGGCTATTATAACTTACGAATTGGTGTTGATCCAGTTCAACCAAGCTACGCTCAATAAGTACATGCAAGCTAACGAAACAATCTGCTTTTAA
- the LOC107397950 gene encoding gustatory receptor for sugar taste 64f-like, whose protein sequence is MKVLSNDLFHHRVKWILLLGQTFGLLPVNGVTSEKCNLTFSWYSKKVFYSKIIISGSIFMTTTSFYRILNSGYNLTTFGSFIFNANSAIEGIIFFNLAKSWPQLIEKWSRVEMALDNWKNDKSLKRKFYLTICTIMSAAAVEHILSIVNTCSQIPSEVEDKYTTYFLNTYPHLFNFFEFSVPLAIFAVVMNLCNVFVWNFLDAFLIIISIALTEKFRQVTAKVIVAHNEKIHLKHHWVKLREDYNQISILCKTVNKKISTLIIVSFGTNMFFIMSQLYWSLSIVKTTPVESIYFSFSFGLLVLRTIAVTLFASNINDESKKSMNYLLSLSSDIYNSEVERFAFQIHSQPVALTGNDYFTITRGLLFSV, encoded by the exons ATGAAGGTTCTGTCTAATGACTTATTTCATCACCGCGTTAAATGGATCCTGTTGCTCGGCCAGACTTTTGGTCTTCTGCCGGTCAACGGTGTCACTtcagaaaaatgcaatttaacGTTCAGTTGGTACTCGAAGAAAGTTTTTTACTCGAAAATCATCATCTCCGGGTCCATTTTCATGACCACAACGTCGTTTTATAGAATTCTTAATTCGGGGTACAATCTCACCACCTTTG gcagctttatttttaacgcAAACAGCGCGATTGAAGGaatcatatttttcaatttggcCAAAAGTTGGCCACAACTCATTGAGAAATGGAGTCGTGTGGAAATGGCGCTTGATAATTGGAAAAATGACAAGTCtttgaaaagaaaattttatttaacaatttgcACGATAATGTCAGCGGCTGCAG TCGAACATATTTTATCAATAGTCAACACTTGCTCCCAAATTCCGTCAGAAGTTGAGGACAAATACACAACTTACTTTCTGAACACTTATCctcatttgttcaatttttttgagttctcGGTCCCTCTAGCTATTTTCGCTGTG GTAATGAACCTTTGTAACGTTTTTGTGTGGAACTTTTTGgatgcatttttgataattataaGCATTGCTCTCACCGAAAAATTTCGCCAAGTCACTGCAAAAGTCATAGTCGCACATAACGAAAAA ATACACTTGAAACATCATTGGGTAAAGCTAAGAGAAGACTACAATCAAATCTCAATTTTGTGCAaaacagttaacaaaaaaataagcacTCTTATTATAGTGTCCTTTGGCACAAACATGTTTTTCATAATGTCTCAGCTCTACTGGAGCCTTAG CATTGTCAAAACAACACCGGTTGAAAGCATTTACTTTTCATTTTCCTTTGGTCTCTTGGTTTTACGAACAATCGCCGTGACTCTCTTTGCATCAAATATTAACGACGAGAGCAAGAAATCGATGAATTATCTTCTCTCATTAAGTTCGGACATTTACAACTCGGAA GTTGAAAGATTCGCGTTTCAAATTCACTCTCAACCGGTTGCTCTTACCGGAAATGACTATTTTACAATCACAAGAGGACTTTTATTCAGCGTATGA